Within the Rosa rugosa chromosome 2, drRosRugo1.1, whole genome shotgun sequence genome, the region gagtcataatgaaaagaactcgaaattttattcataagccaatggagtacatcattgtttcttaaccattaagagaatctaatccaaattctaactaatgcaaaacaatggtagtcttTTGatttctttcggtaactccaaaataaatatgatcaggtgagtagagagatgtcggtggagcaaagctcactTACGttccacttatctcaaaaccttcctagacatcatactcactttggatgagcctagtggaagaaaaactaaaccaatggcatttactacaaaatatatggcaattgcctattacatctcttggaaaaataaagacttaaacagaattggcaatctattgatcctagccagatttgaagtcttcaacccttcactctagatcaccttcttgatcttcttgttccacatagtgagcttctcttgcttcacaatatgctttgtaagCAGTGACAATATCTTCACGAGTTCTACAAATGTGTGCTCAATGACCGGATAACCCACATCaggaacatacatctctgtgctcagactccattgattgatgcgctttgaaagcatcatttggatggctcttagtgttggtggcgccaccaacatggccagaggcggcgcctccctctctctttccacgttgacctcttcggttccgtgttcgcctattttagCTGTTACAttcctcattagagcgagaatatagaccaaaacgtccagaaatgtccctagatttagggttttgctcttggcaccctcccttaggggcgcgactataattggactccggaatatgctctttTCAACAACATttatagctccaatgagctcatgaaaccttgtgttccgtcctgcagtaacatcgattcgatagttcttagcaaccatcacaACAGAGACGGGAAAGGTaaagagagtcttctcaatcaacatatCGCATTTGTGACATCTTTTCtacagaattccattaaagatttaatgcgaagtgatTCCGAGctgtagtcaataactgacttgaaatcacaaaagcggaggctattCCATCTCACTtttaggtcaggaagcaggtagtcacggacgttgccaaatctttcttcgagtgagatccacagccttctggggtcttcttcattcatatacttgtattgaagtgaatcatccatatgacgagtcacgagtcattaggatgatggctttcgccttatttgcctccaaggctgctttatttgtttctaaatcttgagcttgctcaacaattagcacgtcctggctaggctcaagaatcgtatccaggattccttcagccttgagatgctggtgaACATCATggacccacttgtgatatctagagccagttgttccaaatggagcaaagtccagtttgttaaggttactcatcctaaaaAGAGagcaagaaattagggtttgttTCGGAGcaaaaaaaggctaccacgaaaacatataaaatttctgagcgtagtcgctcctAAGAAATTAGAAGTTTCTGAGCGTAGATGTTTCCAAGAAatccaattccaagaggtattggattggatcgaaacaatgatgtgtttgtggtcgatcataacttctcaacaaactctaagtttggaggactctacaaactccaagcttggagtaagcacgaacccccacagttcggcttttggtctcccctatgaagaagaaagggcgGTAGAAGAAaagaggttgcaagtccccgagaaaaagaagagaaattgaaaaaactcaaaaacggaaacttttagTAAAACATACCTCTTAGGGTTGCAGAGTGCCTTTGATCCTTATTGTAAGATTGCAGACGAGCTTCAGTCCTAGTTATGTGCAGGCGGACGGACTTGCAGGATTGCAGTGTGCTTTCGATCCTTGGTCGGGATTACAGAGGCTGCTTCAATCCTGATTATGTGCAGGTGCTTTTTCGATGTAGGATTGTAGTATAACTTCAATCCTAATCTAGGATTGCAACTAGTTTGCAATCCTGGTTGCGGCAGATGGCGAAGCAGGTACTAGGTGGATGCGGTGCTACAAGGGCAAGCGACAAAACTTGTGCATAGGCTTGTAGCGGTAGAGGTTTGCAGCAGGAACAGGCGCACGGGCGCGCAAGGGAGGTGCACGGCGAATGGCAACGAACGAGAAAaaagatttttgggtttttggctTCTTGAAGCTAGGGTTAGGACTCATACTAATAACGTAcgcgtgtttaaggaaaatgaaattgggagagaatttgtTGTGTTTTCATAGAGGATCTTGTATAGTTGTACATAGAAACATAATCGTATAATGATTAGATATTtacgaatatctccgagaatatctaagattaaccctattacaacttgcacaagtaacctagagtttgggccagacacatattctggatttacttgaacagacttttttttttttttttgatcaattgAACAGACATTTTTTAGTAGAGGGTAAATTGATaggaaaataaatattaaaagtTATTGCTCCATCGAAATATAAAATTCAAACTCGAGTCCTAGAGTGAAAAGATAATCAAACCAACCCGGGTTTGGACTAAAGGATAATTATAACTCGAAGTAATAATCCGAGAAGGAAACCAACTCCCCCAAACCAATCAACTTGAACCAAATCACTGTATACACACAAGAACATAcacgcatatatatattttttattttattttatttttttatgacatATATACACGCATATATTCATTCTGTGATTTCTGTCCAACTAATTATGGTCCTGCAAGTTCTGAATGACCCGGGTTTGGACTACGAGGATAATTATAACTCGAAGTAATAATCCGAGAAGGAAACCAACTCCCCAACCAATCAACATGCACCAAGTCACTATATATACAGACAGATATACACGCACATGTTCATTCTGTGATATCTGTCCAACTAATTATGGTCCTGCAAGTTCTGAATAATTCCTCATCATCAAGCTCAGAATTGCCTGATCTGCTTTCGAACGTACACAATCTCGTACCCTTCAAATTGGAAAACGAAAACTTCTTCGCTTGGAGGTATGTAATTATCACCATACTCAAGGCTTACAATCTCTTCGGCTACTTGGATGGTTCACTCGAGTGCCCTGAGAAATTTGTTCGAGTCCGGAACGACGATGAAGGAGAATCATCATCAACAACTACTGCACAGATTAATCCAAGCTACGAAATTTGGTGCAGGGAGGATCTAAGAGTGATGTTGTTCATCAATGCTACACTGTCAGCAGACGCACTCCGGGGCATGCGCCTAAACTGCCCCACTACGACTAGACAGCTATGGATTCAACTTTGTGAGGCCACCCATATCTCAAAGTATTGATAAATCCATCTAATTATTTCATGTCGTAATTTCCTATGTAGTTTTTTTCGATTAAGTAATTTCCTGTGTAGTTTCAGTATTGATTTTTCATACTTTTCAAGTCGGATTAATATACACAGATTGTTGTCTTCTTAGTTACTTGTTAATGTTTTCAACGTTGATATTAACTTGTGATccgtgttttcttttttctttttctaggaAAATGAGTTTTGTTCATAACGATGTACCGTACCTCGAGAGCATAAAGGCTGGTCTTGAGGGTTGTGGGATGAAGCCGCCACCTTAGGTTACCGAAAAATTGGGGGAAAAGAGATTCTGATGGTGAGGCGCAAGTTGGGAGTCTTGCTAGTATCATGTGTTTTGTTTAATAataatttattgtttttttttgtttgttttttagaaaACATTTTGTGTTAGCaaatataataataattagAGGTTggctttattttttattttttgaataaatcaTCTTTAGAGATTTCATTTATTAAAAAGGTCAGGCCAGAATGATCATTACATACCATTTCGCTGCCATTTGTAGACAGATAAGAAGTTGTGGTGAgaccacagtgatacataggataGGTCCATTCATTAGATATGTCTTACTCACTTATTTAAATTAAGCATAATGCATAGTAATAGGCCAAGTCTAAAACATAAACTAGCTAAAAAAGAAGGCCATGAAAACCCAATAGCCATTCTGGACCCAAGAAAATCAAGCCTGAAAGCTATCTTCAAGGCTCCAGGCCCAGCAAGGGGCCCAAGGAGCCCATTAAGGCCGAAACCTAGCTGCCTCCAAGATGTCCTCGTCGCCATTAGAAAAGTTGATGTTGGTCGCCAAACAACCATTGTCCGACGCATGCTAACCAATTCGAAGCTGCCTCATTGTCAACTCCAAAATCATCAAGAGATGGGCAAGGATTTGAGCCATAAAACTAGGGTAGGCACGGTGCGGGGCGGTGCGGGGCAGTGcggtttgaggcccaaaccgcaaccaaacAACTTCTATTGGTTAGACCATATTTCAAACTGCAACCGCGTTTCAAATGGGCTAGACCAATTAATTTTGTTGCATCGTTTTTCAGTGCAGTGCTGTGCGATTCAGTTTCGGGTTGGACGCGATTactgtttttactttttaagtCCAAAAAATGAGATCCAAAAGGCCAGACCCAATTTGGCCCAACTTGTAAAATTGCTACGCTCTGCTACATAATTTGTAAAATTTCCAAGTTTCAAGTCTTTTCTATTTGTCCAAACACCTAATACATTGTGCAACAACTGCCTACTAAACTAATAGCACAATAGCCTCCTATACACATAACTTTCTGCTAAGAAACAACTCGTAAAAGAAATTCACAGCCAAAGGAGAGATCAATCTTTCATAACTGTTGTTAAGATGTAATAATGATTCAAAATAGGGAATAAAGGAAAATCAATAATGAGgattcaaataaataaaataaaatgtggGTCGGTGCGGTTTAAATTAGGCGGGTCAAGATCTGAAACTGAATCTGCACCGTATTCACTCGGGTCAGTGCAGTTTGGTGTCAAAACGATGAcgctttgtttcaatttggttTCCAACCCGCTTTTTCTGGTGCGAAACAGTGCGTTACAGCATTTCCAGTGCATAATGTCCACCCCTACAAAAAACGGCCCATCCACATGACTCGCCTCACTGATCTAAACACCCAGATCCAACTACGCTCCACCATAAGGTCCGGCATCATCTGGACCTCTGGCCACGACCAGCCCGACATTGATGATAGTGCAATGTGATGACGGTCGGCAAATTTTCTGTCAAAATTACAGAGAATAAGAGATCTCCTTCAGCTTGACTGCAACACCACGATCTACATAGCTTGGAATATTGTCTCCCTCATTGAGAACATAGAGCCCATCCTTCATTGTCAACCATGGTGCGACATGTCTCCCCCCAAAATCAAGTTCGGGACACCCAAACTGCATCCCATGTCTAGGGATTTGGAAATTTGGCTGCCACAAATATTCAAGCCGCCTATCGAGCCACTGTGATGCATCCTACACGAGAAGACAACAGTTGGAGCATAAAGACCATAGGGGTTATGGGCCTCCTTACAGCAACCATAGAGAGAGATTGGATGAAAACAACCTTGTATTAAAGAGTAGCTAAAGCCACCACTATAGAACCTGTCGCCATCACAAGTTGGCAATACTAGGGTTACCGCAAAGAAGAGTGcgactagagagagagaaaagggtttcttatagtttttttttttagtatgcAAATGTGGTGAATATCAAAAAATTATTTGTTCTTggttaaggaaaactaaaattgggagagaattgagtcgtgctttcattgacaataggggcctctttatatagaagattacaaagcatagaatcagagttgtacaaggaaagataatcgtacaattaatcggatatctatgaatatctccgagaatatctccgagaatatctcttcaaaactctattacaactaggtcaagtaatctagggtttgggccagacacatattctggatttacttgaacactcccccttgtgtcgctcaaacgtggtgctcctctcgttgcctcattaaaaaccttgccaagtaacaaaaacctagtgggacaaaaataacctcagtcgaaggggaaaaagtgCACAACGCACCCTTcatgtttcgagaccatacatgtagacatctccccctgatgtctgcatctcccccagATGACaatggtcatgggagttcggataacttccgcaaacgatgctaccaacacgtttctcgaaagtggaatttaggcaatgacttagtgagcaagtctgctacactgtcctcagatcaaacctagttcactttgatcttgaggggagtctgttgttgctgattatgcttggtgttgtcgcttttgatgtagccttgcttcatttgttcaaaataagcagcattatcctataggctcatctgtggtagacttcaaacaacaattgttcgaacaatgcgtaattatggatccaatccatatacattcacgaaccacttcgtgaagagcaataatctctgcatggttcgaagatatagcgaatAGGTtatgttctgtagacctccaagatatcgcagtcttacccatggtgaccACTTatccagtttgggaatgacctttatgtaggttagagagatacccaacatcaggaaaactttccaaaacacatgtcgttttgggatggggatagaggacgcaagccagtgttggcggcgttcctggtgtgtgatgggtctgaatccatcgtctctctgtagggatagaacaagcccataacAATCGATCGTACATATCAAGTaccaaaagatatcttttacaccaatccaatggcgttccgttggcgcaaagctatatctagctaacaagttcactgcaaatgagatgtccggtcttgcgtattaagctaagtacaataatgcgcctattgtacttaagtaaggcacttctgcatcgtcatcatcctttggacgaagaggatccttttcaggatcaagactatggacgatcatgggggtgctttaaggcttgaccttgtcaaaatgcctaagcatctatcaacacgatgctcaagttccaaactgagacataatcgtgttctcccaaaatccttcatctcaaaatcagatttcaaatgttcagcagtttcccttaactctttaagggcttccaatgaagatcatgtccagcagtttcccttaactctttaagccaaatttctctacgttgtcattcattcatcaacagagtgtggttcgatatcatcagactcaataAACTCATGCGCTATAAGtgcgcaaatacatcatcaatcatgatggagtttctatcccacgtctcatgtacactagtgtaattttcatggAGCTCTATAGTCTCAAGAGTAGGTTCAGACTCTTTCTCATACCTCCGAGTTACGACCTTTAGGGCCTCCTCTTCTTCTGTTCATTTCTCTCGAACGACAAAGACTTGCTTTAACTTGATCAAACCAGGCTCAAACCCTAGAGCGAAGAGGTCGACGAACTTCGAATTGGTTCCTTCGAGTGCAGACAGGAGCTCCATCAAGCCACGGTGGACATCGATTTTGGAGCTGTCGTCGGCGACGAGGTTGCAGAGCCGCGAACGGATTGGTCGACGGGGGGGGGAGTGGAGTGGAGGCACTGGCAAATGGCGTCTCTGCCGTGTTCGGAGTCAGAGTCTAGATAGTTCTGAGCAAATCGAAGCCTCGAGAAGATTGAAATCACGGCGTATTTTTGGAGGGAGGATTGGGGAACCCGAGTTTTCTCCAGTAGGGGAGTGTAGGAGTCCataaagagagagggagagagtgtgTGTGCAAATCAGAGgaatgaaagagagagattGTGTGCAGATCGGAGGAGGAAGGAGAGAGACATAATGTAATTGTTTAATTTggttgagggtaaaattgtctttttacaTTAAATTGAGTATCTGgtaataaaaatctgttgttggagtaagtgagataatttttacTTATTTTAGTATTTTAGTACTTATTTtctaatgatgcttcttcgttatagagttatctttccggtatgtcaccgctatatcaaagcaaatggagtagccattcgtgcactctttgctaattggtgctttagaatacatagattttgtggagagttctggtattatttcaggatgttctctctatgcttattgtaatctggggttcaggctctatgtcccccccccccttgtattctgcaatttcattaatcaaggcttgagggcagccgcaccagtcctttttcaaaaaagaaaaaaaaaaaatcaaactcaagTCCTAGAGTGGAAAGATAATCAAACCAACGCGCTGCTGATCACCTGCTCACTGAAATCATTTGGtcatttggtcactcaccgtctgatttcaatcggacggttgacagaaGTCAGCATATATCTGAGTACTTacctgtcaaccgtccgatttcaatcggacggtgagtgaccaaatgaCCAAATGATTTCAGTGAGCAGGGGAACAGCACACTCAAACCAATCCTAACTCTTTTCTTATTTGAGTTTGGACTACGAGGATAATTATAACTCGAAGTAATAATCCGAGAAGGAAACCAACTCCCCCAACCAATCAACATGGACCAAGTCACTATATATACACGCACATGTTCATTCTGTGATATCATGTCCAACTAATTATGGTCCTGCAAGTTCTGAATAATTCCTCATCATCAAGCTCAGAATTGCCTGATCTGCTTTCGAACGTACACAACCTCGTACCCTTCAAATTGGAAAACGAAAACTTCTTCGCTTGGAGGTATGTAATAATCACCATTCTCAAGGCTTACAATCTCCTCGGCTACTTGGATGGTTCACTTGAGTGCCCTGAGAAATTCGTTCGAGCCCAGGACGACGATGAAGGAGAATCATCATCAACAACTACTGCACAGATTAATCCAAGCTACGAAATCTGGTGCAGAGAGGATCTAAGAGTAATGTTGTTCATCAATGCTACACTGTCAGCAGACGCACTCTGGGGCATGCGCCTAAACTGCCCCACTACGACTAGACAGCTGTGGATTCAACTTTGTGACCATATCTCACAGTATTATTAAATCCCTCTAAATATTGTATGTCGCAGTTTCCTATCATTTAGTTCCATTATTGATTTTTCATACCTTTCAAGTCGGATTACTTTGCACACAGATTGTTGTCTTCCAGttgttcaatttcttcttcgtATGCTTTCTCCGGTGGCATGAACTTGgtgattattttttttatatatattttttttttggaggagaATGAGTTTCGTTCATATATAACGATATACCCATCATCGAGAGCATAACTAGATAGTATAGTATTACATACCCCAAGATAAGCTACCGGCAGCTTCAAATATGCCTGGACTATTTTGGCAAGAAACGAGAACCAACCCTAGCGATCGAATAAAACTCATTAGGCCAAGAGAGGAGTACACTTTATTGAAAGCAAAATAACTAAAAACAATTGGATCATCACCCATGCAGTCATGTCTAACCTCGCCAAAGCACGCAATTCTGAGACACGTATAGTGCTATCACGGTGTATGGGGGTTGCACTTTGTTTAGGATTTATATAAGCATGGTTGATAAGCTGTCTATTAGAAAAGCCACCCCATATTAGTCACACTTGCCATTAATCTAGTCGAACAATATGCAGCACAACTAATGTTTCGTTGAAAttagggaaaaatgcacgaacagtgtctggagactctgaggactgtcaaaatgatacctgaactttcaaacgtatcaatgtgataccttgacttatattttcttgtcaacgtagtacctatatcaactttccgtcacggcaccGTTAAATTTACCACTTGTGAGGCCCGTGACAtacaaaatgaaggtaaaaagactgatttgccctataactgacatttaaaatgcacgaacagtgtctggagactcttaggactgtcaaaatgatacctgaactttcaaacgtatcaatgtgatacctggacttatattttcttgtcaacgtagtacctacatcaactttccgtcacggcaccGTTAAATGTACCACGTGTGACTGTGTGAGGCACATGAGGtacaaaatgaaggtaaaaagactgatttgccctataactgaaattttaaatattttttttggtaaaaacattttaaatatttttttttggtaaaaagactgatttacctttaatttttttaattaattttttgggctaaatactggttactaccctgtggtttaggtccaaaatcaattcagtccctggacttgtaatttcatcaaaaacacccctatactttcaattttgatataataggtccaattcgttaatattctgctatggttcaacttatagttggattatttgatgaaaaactttttatttgatagatttctaatagtgagatccactcctaaattgactctgcatgccacctcaacaccacatcataaaacatatgtcatatatgagccacgtcaacaagttaaatgactcaattatcggaagactaacaaattggacctattagatcaaaattgaaactgcagaggtgtttttgatgaaattagaagtccagggactgaattgattttggacctaaaccacagggtagtaaccagtatttcacccctccacctctcgtcttcttcctctcccctcGATCAACCACTCTCTAAAAAGACTGGTTGTCCTCGCCAATTCCTCCCGCAACAACACCTTAGTACTCCTCGATTTCAGGCACATAGCGCTGACGCTGTTGACCACGACGAAAGGATCGGCGGCGCACTTCATCGCCGATTTCAGATCTTTGACAAGCGAGGCTTCAAGAAGACTATGTCCTTCATTTTGGAGgacgaaattgaaattgaaattgggattgggattgggattgggattgggatttggatttggatttggatttggattgggtTCTCTGGAAACTTCGACGGTACTCAAAGCGGGACTTGAGATCGAGGAAGGAGGAGGGCGGAGAGATCATCTATATCATTACTTGCTGGTGTTTTTGTTGTAGTTAATAACTTGATATTAAtggattttgagtttgagttcgagttttggtggaggtgtgggtgtgggtggtGACGAAAAATAAAATTCAGGGTTTCTGCAACGTCtttttggttcttcttctttattgccCATTTCACAACAGGTCTGCATTGATGTTGTTGAGGCGATTTCAAAAgaggaatgaaattttgtgttaatTCGATCTGATACATCTGtgattgttttggttgttttgcaaTCCAAGTCTTCGTGCTTTCTCTGTTGGACTTGGAGGTGTTGAAGAGGCCATCGACCTCGCGGCGGAAGTTGATAAGGCAGCGGGTCTTCTCCTAGATCCAATGCTCGGCCCGCTTCTTCGGGGCGCGGACCTCATGGTCCTCGCCGCAGCTGCTGGTGTTGCCACCAATTAAGGCAGACTTGGGAGTTGAATAGGGTTGAATGATTTTGCAGAAACAAGTTGgacttggttttgtgttttagaaGTGAATCGAACAAGGGAGGAGCtttgctaaaaaaaattatttctcattcttttttgttcttggagttcccagatctttcatttctctttcaaaatgGGTTTGTCGAGTTTAattaagaagatgaacaagaatgggttcaagaacatgaacaattgagatttcttttgttttatttttgcctttttgctgggtttgagaagatgaacatgaagaaatGTTAGGTTCATACTTATCggattgggattttttttttttttttagaatatattggattgatcttggttaatagaaaaagcaaaaaaaattaatcatcttttattttcaatataataaattattatgtttttattttaaattttaaatttattcatttaggatttgatggagtggaaaagtcttttttgccctcattttcggcctcacatgcgtcggacgtgactcgaactgacggagccgtgacggaaagttgatgtaggtactacgttgacaagaaaatataagtctaggtatcacattgatacgtttgaaagttgaGGTAttattttgacagtcctcagagtctccagacactgttcgtgcatttttccctttaggatttgatggagtggaaaagtcgtttttgccctcattttcggcctcacATGAGTTACACATGACTCGAACTGACGGAGCCGTAAcagaaagttgatgtaggtactacgttgacaagaaaatataagtccaggtatcacattgatacgtttgaaagttcaggtatcattttgacagtcctcagagtctccagacactgttcgtgcatttttcccttgAAATTAAGAAGGTGCCTAATTGTAGGAATATTGTTGAGTCGTTAGAGTTTTAACAGCTGACATTCAACCATCACAATTGCACTTATCAATCTTTCTCTATGCGTCGTGAGTCTGTTGCATTGATCAGCTC harbors:
- the LOC133729050 gene encoding uncharacterized protein LOC133729050 — translated: MVLQVLNNSSSSSSELPDLLSNVHNLVPFKLENENFFAWRYVIITILKAYNLFGYLDGSLECPEKFVRVRNDDEGESSSTTTAQINPSYEIWCREDLRVMLFINATLSADALRGMRLNCPTTTRQLWIQLCEATHISKKMSFVHNDVPYLESIKAGLEGCGMKPPP